One window from the genome of Pyxidicoccus xibeiensis encodes:
- a CDS encoding GPW/gp25 family protein has translation MSAPRYRTWRFVHPDFEMLEHSGLRLAPTGRAEMVEEHAAIRQAVLLLLTTTPGERVMRPDYGCELHRLLFANNDDTTAGLAIHYVRRALERWEPRIQVLHLDATRSAEDPYRLDVTLEYRVRATGRSERLAYPFSLAGGPS, from the coding sequence ATGAGCGCCCCCCGCTATCGCACCTGGCGCTTCGTGCACCCTGACTTCGAGATGCTGGAGCACTCCGGGCTGCGCCTGGCCCCCACCGGCCGCGCGGAGATGGTGGAGGAGCACGCCGCCATCCGCCAGGCGGTGCTGCTGCTGCTCACCACCACGCCCGGCGAGCGCGTCATGCGCCCGGACTACGGCTGCGAGCTGCACCGGCTGCTCTTCGCCAACAACGACGACACCACCGCCGGCCTCGCCATCCACTACGTGCGCCGCGCGCTGGAGCGCTGGGAGCCGCGCATCCAGGTGCTCCACCTGGACGCCACGCGCAGCGCGGAAGACCCCTACCGGCTGGACGTCACGCTGGAGTACCGCGTGCGCGCCACCGGCCGCTCCGAGCGGCTGGCATATCCCTTCTCGCTCGCGGGAGGCCCGTCATGA
- a CDS encoding carboxypeptidase-like regulatory domain-containing protein: MIDEVDQRLKAWVGRIAGDVPVFLGVPDRESLERGVCLYLLELGPAPPPRGGTRAPLQISVCYLVTTGADSPERAHRLLGELVFAAMEEADFEVDLTPVPTTVWAGLRTPPRPGFRLRVPVRRERPQPVVHRVRFPIVTQSIPAEALLGCVVGPGDIPIPGALVELPALKLTTRTDARGCFRFPRVPPVATLGRLEVRAKGELLALGPEALAAQPQPLLIRLPLKEE, from the coding sequence ATGATCGACGAAGTCGATCAACGACTGAAGGCATGGGTGGGCCGCATCGCCGGTGACGTCCCCGTCTTCCTGGGCGTGCCGGACCGTGAGTCCCTGGAGCGGGGTGTGTGCCTCTACCTGCTCGAGCTGGGACCCGCCCCTCCGCCGCGCGGAGGCACCCGCGCACCCCTCCAAATCTCCGTCTGCTACCTCGTCACCACCGGCGCCGACTCTCCCGAGCGCGCCCACCGGCTGCTGGGCGAGCTCGTCTTCGCGGCCATGGAAGAGGCCGACTTCGAGGTGGACCTCACCCCCGTGCCCACCACCGTCTGGGCCGGACTCCGGACTCCGCCGCGCCCCGGCTTCCGCCTGCGCGTGCCCGTGCGCCGCGAGCGTCCGCAGCCCGTCGTCCACCGCGTGCGCTTTCCCATCGTCACCCAGTCCATCCCCGCCGAGGCCCTGCTCGGCTGCGTGGTGGGGCCGGGCGACATCCCCATCCCCGGCGCGCTGGTCGAGCTTCCCGCGCTGAAGCTCACCACCCGCACGGATGCCAGGGGCTGCTTTCGATTTCCCCGCGTGCCGCCAGTGGCCACGCTGGGTCGGCTGGAAGTGCGGGCGAAGGGGGAGCTGCTCGCGCTGGGACCGGAGGCACTCGCCGCCCAACCACAGCCGCTGCTCATCCGCCTGCCGCTGAAGGAGGAGTGA
- a CDS encoding YybH family protein produces MTTATLQERYSKDEADIRALIGAIHQAHHDKDAAAIVAKYTEDAPIFDLAPPLYHRGMNRQELAAWLDTWEGPVDIESRDLRVHISGDLAFCHGLNQVSATTKAGGERAVFWIRATICLRKTGSTWRIVHEHTSVPFYMDGSFRAATDLQP; encoded by the coding sequence ATGACGACCGCGACATTGCAGGAGCGGTACTCGAAGGATGAGGCGGACATTCGAGCGCTCATCGGCGCCATCCACCAGGCCCACCATGACAAGGACGCGGCCGCCATCGTCGCGAAGTACACGGAGGACGCGCCCATCTTCGACCTGGCGCCGCCGCTCTACCACCGGGGGATGAACCGTCAGGAGCTGGCGGCCTGGCTGGACACCTGGGAGGGGCCCGTGGACATCGAGTCGAGAGACCTCCGCGTCCACATCAGCGGAGACCTGGCCTTCTGCCATGGCCTCAACCAGGTCAGCGCCACGACGAAGGCGGGCGGTGAGCGGGCCGTCTTCTGGATTCGCGCGACGATATGTCTGCGCAAGACCGGGAGCACCTGGCGCATCGTCCACGAGCACACGTCGGTGCCCTTCTACATGGACGGCAGCTTCCGGGCCGCCACGGACCTTCAGCCCTGA
- a CDS encoding vWA domain-containing protein → MSRRFTIGSIALLAVLGTVATLTLLGDNVRKLMGASASSLSGNADVGGTYDRKTMRSFGADSEEGASAQPLASGNTHVRHAPSPYTDTRTDRLSTFAVDVDTASYALFRRAVEGGGLPHQDSVRVEEWVNAFRYRLPEPDEGDFHVDLEAVPSPFTEGRLVLKVGLQGRQVAKSERKPTHLVFLVDTSGSMRGADRLDLAKTSMRLALEGLNARDTVAITTYAGDVRTVLEPTPANEREDIIDAIDSLSTGGGTAMGDGLELAYQQAARKAGPGVVSRVVVLTDGDTNLGRNRTADDMMKSIAGYVEEGVTLSTIGFGQGNYRDGLMERLANKGNGNCFYIDSEKEARRVFQEKLTGTLEVIAKDVKVQVDFDPDAVRGYRLLGYENRAVADKDFRNDAVDGGEIGAGHSVTALYEVEPTGAGERLATVRVRAKRPDGVEAAEQRFLLERAAVGKSLREASADLRFAVAVAGTADILRGAPQAGDWSLATAEALAEGALEGQADREEFLRLLRQVRERHSARVSQVPGNTTY, encoded by the coding sequence ATGAGCAGACGCTTCACCATCGGCAGCATCGCCCTGCTGGCAGTCCTGGGCACCGTCGCCACCCTCACCCTGTTGGGCGACAACGTCCGCAAGCTGATGGGCGCCAGCGCCTCATCCCTGTCCGGCAATGCCGACGTGGGGGGAACCTACGACCGGAAGACCATGCGCAGCTTCGGTGCGGACTCCGAGGAGGGCGCGTCCGCCCAGCCGCTCGCCTCCGGGAACACCCATGTCCGGCACGCTCCCAGCCCCTACACCGACACCCGGACGGACCGCCTGTCCACCTTCGCCGTGGACGTGGACACCGCGTCCTACGCGCTGTTCCGCCGCGCGGTGGAGGGAGGCGGGCTGCCCCACCAGGACTCGGTGCGCGTGGAGGAGTGGGTGAATGCCTTCCGCTACCGCCTGCCGGAGCCGGACGAGGGTGACTTCCACGTGGACCTGGAGGCCGTGCCGTCGCCCTTCACCGAAGGGCGGCTGGTGCTGAAGGTGGGGCTCCAGGGCCGGCAGGTGGCCAAGAGCGAGCGCAAGCCCACGCACCTGGTCTTCCTGGTGGACACCAGCGGCTCCATGCGCGGCGCCGACCGGCTGGACCTGGCGAAGACGTCCATGCGGCTGGCGCTGGAGGGGCTGAACGCGCGGGACACGGTGGCCATCACCACCTACGCGGGGGACGTGCGCACGGTGCTGGAGCCCACGCCCGCGAATGAGCGTGAGGACATCATCGACGCCATCGACTCGCTGAGCACGGGTGGCGGCACCGCCATGGGAGACGGCCTGGAGCTGGCCTACCAGCAGGCCGCGCGCAAGGCGGGCCCGGGCGTCGTGTCTCGCGTGGTGGTGCTCACCGACGGGGACACCAACCTGGGCCGCAACCGGACGGCGGACGACATGATGAAGAGCATCGCCGGCTACGTGGAGGAGGGCGTGACGCTGTCCACCATCGGCTTCGGCCAGGGCAACTACCGCGACGGCCTGATGGAGCGGCTCGCGAACAAGGGCAACGGCAACTGCTTCTACATCGACTCCGAGAAGGAGGCCCGGCGCGTCTTCCAGGAGAAGCTGACGGGCACGCTGGAGGTCATCGCGAAGGACGTGAAGGTGCAGGTGGACTTCGACCCCGACGCGGTGCGCGGCTACCGGCTGCTGGGCTATGAGAACCGCGCCGTGGCGGACAAGGACTTCCGCAACGACGCGGTGGACGGGGGCGAGATTGGCGCGGGCCACTCCGTCACCGCGCTGTACGAGGTGGAGCCGACCGGCGCGGGCGAGCGCCTGGCCACGGTGCGCGTGCGCGCGAAGCGGCCGGACGGCGTGGAGGCCGCGGAGCAGCGCTTCCTGCTGGAGCGCGCCGCGGTGGGCAAGTCACTGAGGGAGGCGTCCGCGGACCTGCGCTTCGCCGTGGCGGTGGCGGGCACGGCGGACATCCTGCGCGGAGCGCCCCAGGCGGGGGACTGGAGCCTCGCCACGGCCGAGGCCCTCGCGGAGGGAGCGCTGGAGGGCCAGGCGGATCGCGAGGAGTTCCTCCGCCTGCTGCGTCAGGTGCGCGAGCGGCACTCGGCCCGGGTGTCCCAGGTGCCCGGCAACACCACCTACTGA
- a CDS encoding TetR/AcrR family transcriptional regulator has product MTRDGTRSAGTAPSPEAGRKPGRPGGRRQAHRRERTKELEDAALRLFLERGLDGVTIDDITQAAGVAKGTFYRYFVDKAALVDALLEPVRGELLAGMEACGRSLAEARDVEAMFDAYRAVAAVIVGALLQYPGVVRLYLQESRGPAVGARAKVSELSQLVSRHAVDITQKAHTHGLLRPIRPAVSGLAVVGAVERLLLAMLSGEDIGNPLELPDALTTLVLDGLRLPPGVKPGRRKLDGGPKRP; this is encoded by the coding sequence ATGACCCGTGACGGCACACGCAGCGCTGGAACGGCTCCCTCCCCGGAGGCGGGCAGGAAGCCCGGGCGGCCGGGCGGACGGAGGCAGGCCCACCGGCGCGAGCGGACGAAGGAGCTGGAGGACGCGGCGCTGCGGCTGTTCCTGGAGCGGGGCCTGGACGGCGTCACCATCGACGACATCACCCAGGCGGCCGGGGTGGCCAAGGGGACGTTCTACCGGTACTTCGTCGACAAGGCCGCGCTGGTGGACGCGCTCCTGGAGCCGGTGCGGGGCGAGCTGCTCGCGGGGATGGAGGCATGCGGGCGCTCCCTCGCGGAGGCGCGCGACGTGGAGGCCATGTTCGACGCGTACCGGGCGGTGGCGGCCGTCATCGTCGGCGCGCTGCTGCAGTACCCGGGCGTGGTGAGGCTGTACCTCCAGGAGAGCCGCGGGCCGGCGGTGGGCGCGCGCGCCAAGGTCTCCGAGCTGTCCCAGCTGGTGTCACGTCATGCGGTGGACATCACCCAGAAGGCACACACGCACGGCCTGCTGCGGCCCATCCGCCCGGCGGTGAGCGGGCTCGCGGTGGTAGGCGCGGTGGAGCGGCTGCTGCTGGCGATGCTGAGCGGGGAGGACATCGGCAACCCGCTGGAGCTGCCGGACGCGCTCACCACGCTGGTGCTGGACGGCCTGCGGCTGCCTCCGGGTGTGAAGCCCGGGCGCCGGAAGCTGGACGGAGGCCCCAAGCGCCCTTAA
- a CDS encoding TetR/AcrR family transcriptional regulator: MAQEAPHESKVRLLDAALHVIRARGYAATRIDDVCAEAGLTKGSFFHHFDSKEDLALAAVEHFGAMADALFEAAPSHRAEDPLERVLGYVDFRIAMLQGALPEFTCLHGTLVQETYDTHPALREACNRYMSAHSARVAQDLAEAKRRHTPAATWSPDGLALHIQAVLQGAFILAKARQGPEVAADCLRHLRRYLELLFTHPQPEEKPA; this comes from the coding sequence ATGGCCCAGGAGGCACCGCACGAGTCGAAGGTCCGGCTGCTGGACGCGGCCCTGCACGTCATCCGTGCGCGGGGCTACGCGGCCACGCGCATCGACGATGTCTGCGCCGAGGCCGGGCTGACGAAGGGCAGCTTCTTCCACCACTTCGACAGCAAGGAGGACCTGGCGCTCGCGGCGGTGGAGCACTTCGGGGCCATGGCCGACGCCCTGTTCGAGGCCGCGCCGTCCCACCGGGCCGAGGACCCGCTGGAGCGGGTGCTGGGCTACGTGGACTTCCGCATCGCCATGCTCCAGGGCGCGCTGCCGGAGTTCACCTGCCTGCACGGGACGCTGGTGCAGGAGACCTACGACACGCACCCGGCCCTGCGCGAGGCGTGCAACCGGTACATGAGCGCGCACTCCGCGCGTGTGGCCCAGGACCTCGCCGAGGCGAAGCGCCGCCACACCCCCGCTGCCACGTGGAGCCCGGACGGCCTCGCGCTCCACATCCAGGCCGTGCTCCAGGGCGCCTTCATCCTGGCCAAGGCGCGGCAGGGTCCGGAGGTGGCCGCGGACTGCCTGCGCCACCTGCGCCGCTACCTGGAGCTGCTCTTCACCCACCCGCAGCCAGAGGAGAAGCCGGCATGA
- a CDS encoding phage tail sheath family protein — MPNYLTPGVYVEEVPSGTRSIQGVGTTTAAFVGRAPAVNARVNEAVAVNGWAQFVKEFAPPGTPGTALARAVYGFFENGGRRCFIVNIGNSESLVGDARRRQGVAVLEEVSEVAMVAAPGFADAAAWDALLTHCEKMRDRIAILDAPEDVDDVGRLTKVATGVEGGGLRPRNSDQGYGAFYYPWFSTPDPLGDGKTMVNVPPSGHIAGIYARTDVTRGVHKAPANEVVRGALRLVRDVTPEEQGELNQVGVNCIRYFPRGGIRVWGARTVADGASEWRYLNVRRLFNFVEESIALGTNWTVFEPNDATLWKSIRRDVSAFLVRLWRDGALMGRTPEEAFFVQCDEQTNTQETIDAGQVFAVIGLAPVKPAEFIIFRIGQHAGGAEVEEVSNG; from the coding sequence GTGCCGAATTACCTGACGCCCGGCGTCTACGTGGAGGAGGTTCCCAGTGGGACACGCTCCATCCAGGGCGTGGGCACCACCACCGCGGCCTTCGTCGGCCGCGCGCCCGCAGTGAATGCCCGGGTCAACGAAGCCGTGGCCGTCAACGGCTGGGCCCAGTTCGTGAAGGAGTTCGCCCCACCCGGCACGCCAGGCACCGCGCTGGCTCGCGCCGTGTACGGCTTCTTCGAGAACGGAGGCCGCCGCTGCTTCATCGTCAACATCGGCAACAGCGAGAGCCTCGTCGGTGACGCCCGCCGCCGCCAGGGCGTGGCCGTGCTGGAGGAGGTGAGCGAGGTGGCCATGGTCGCCGCCCCCGGCTTCGCCGACGCCGCCGCCTGGGACGCGCTGCTGACCCACTGCGAGAAGATGCGAGACCGCATCGCCATCCTCGACGCTCCCGAGGACGTGGACGACGTGGGGCGCCTCACCAAGGTGGCCACCGGCGTCGAAGGCGGAGGCCTGCGCCCGCGCAACTCCGACCAGGGCTATGGCGCCTTCTACTACCCGTGGTTCTCCACCCCGGACCCGCTGGGCGACGGGAAGACCATGGTGAACGTGCCGCCGTCCGGCCACATCGCCGGCATCTACGCGCGCACCGACGTCACCCGCGGCGTGCACAAGGCCCCCGCCAACGAGGTGGTGCGCGGCGCCCTGCGGCTGGTGCGAGACGTGACGCCGGAGGAGCAGGGCGAGCTCAACCAGGTGGGCGTCAACTGCATCCGCTACTTCCCGCGCGGAGGCATCCGCGTCTGGGGCGCCCGCACGGTGGCGGACGGCGCCAGCGAGTGGCGCTACCTGAACGTGCGCCGGCTCTTCAACTTCGTGGAGGAGTCGATTGCCCTGGGCACCAACTGGACGGTGTTCGAGCCCAACGACGCCACGCTGTGGAAGTCCATCCGCCGCGACGTGAGCGCCTTCCTGGTGCGGCTGTGGCGCGACGGGGCGCTGATGGGACGCACGCCGGAGGAGGCCTTCTTCGTGCAGTGCGACGAGCAGACGAACACGCAGGAGACCATCGACGCGGGGCAGGTGTTCGCCGTCATCGGCCTGGCGCCGGTGAAGCCCGCGGAGTTCATCATCTTCCGCATCGGCCAGCACGCCGGTGGCGCGGAAGTGGAGGAGGTGTCCAATGGCTGA
- a CDS encoding phage baseplate assembly protein V, giving the protein MRGLPELRIETDGSLLPAADLRALSSVRVQQRLAVPAQCELVFTDPKGTLASAGLPPGTALRVAAAAGTEDLFRGEVTAVEYVHATGGAREVRVRAYDLLHRLRKRQPVRAHVQVTLEDLARELASGVGLSARAAAPGPLWRHLIQHGQTDLDFLVEYADRCGLYPVLDGDTLRLVTLEGEGTVIPLLLGESLLEATVEVNGDAACREVGAEGWDALRAEAHTGRADAPRVGRDVDAEVSPAQVGGEPLRSLVDEAAEGIPHLEAVAQAELDYRSAREVVLTAVAEGDARLKPGARVDVRGVAAAVAGRYVLTAVTHRVDARHGFVSELSSEPPPRRVRTRGSAVTLGVVSRVDDPDGKGRVRATLPAYGGVETDWMQVLAAGGGSGKGLMLLPDVEDTVLLVLGGEDPARGVVVGGLYGGDGPPDAGVEGGSVRRYTLLTPGGHKLRLDDEGRTLRLEDGTGSYLELTPDRVRLHAKVALDLEAPGQDVVIRGRSIDFRRG; this is encoded by the coding sequence ATGCGGGGGCTGCCAGAGCTGCGCATCGAGACGGACGGCTCGCTGCTGCCCGCGGCGGACCTGCGCGCCCTCTCCTCCGTGCGCGTCCAGCAGCGGCTGGCGGTGCCCGCGCAGTGCGAGCTCGTCTTCACCGACCCGAAGGGCACCCTCGCCTCCGCGGGCCTTCCACCGGGCACGGCCCTGCGCGTGGCCGCCGCCGCGGGCACCGAGGACCTCTTCCGTGGCGAGGTGACGGCCGTGGAGTACGTCCACGCCACGGGCGGGGCGCGCGAGGTGCGCGTGCGTGCCTATGACCTGCTCCACCGCCTGCGCAAGCGCCAGCCGGTGCGCGCCCACGTGCAGGTGACGCTGGAGGACCTGGCGCGCGAGCTGGCCTCGGGCGTGGGCCTCTCCGCCCGCGCGGCGGCGCCGGGGCCGCTGTGGCGCCACCTCATCCAGCATGGCCAGACGGACCTGGACTTCCTCGTGGAGTACGCGGACCGCTGCGGCCTCTACCCCGTGCTGGACGGAGACACGCTGCGGCTGGTGACGCTGGAGGGGGAAGGAACCGTCATTCCGCTGCTCCTCGGCGAGTCGCTGCTGGAGGCCACCGTCGAGGTGAATGGCGACGCGGCCTGCCGCGAGGTCGGCGCGGAGGGCTGGGACGCGCTGCGCGCAGAGGCCCACACCGGCCGCGCGGATGCGCCCCGGGTGGGACGCGACGTGGATGCGGAGGTCTCCCCCGCGCAGGTGGGCGGCGAGCCCCTGCGCTCGCTGGTCGACGAGGCGGCCGAGGGCATTCCCCACCTCGAGGCCGTGGCCCAGGCGGAGCTGGATTACCGCAGCGCCCGGGAGGTGGTGCTCACCGCCGTGGCGGAGGGCGACGCGCGGCTCAAGCCCGGGGCCCGCGTGGACGTGCGCGGGGTGGCCGCCGCCGTGGCGGGCCGCTATGTGCTCACCGCCGTCACCCATCGCGTGGACGCGCGGCACGGCTTCGTCTCCGAGCTGTCCTCCGAGCCTCCGCCCCGCCGCGTGCGCACGCGGGGCTCGGCGGTGACGCTGGGCGTGGTCAGCCGCGTGGACGACCCGGACGGCAAGGGCCGCGTGCGCGCCACGCTGCCCGCGTACGGCGGCGTGGAGACGGACTGGATGCAGGTGCTGGCGGCGGGCGGCGGCTCCGGCAAGGGGCTGATGCTGCTGCCGGACGTGGAGGACACGGTGCTGCTGGTGCTGGGCGGCGAGGACCCGGCGCGCGGCGTGGTGGTGGGCGGCCTCTACGGAGGGGACGGCCCTCCGGACGCGGGCGTGGAGGGCGGCTCGGTGCGGCGCTACACGCTGCTGACGCCGGGCGGGCACAAGCTGAGGCTGGACGACGAGGGCCGCACGCTGCGGCTCGAGGACGGCACGGGCAGCTACCTGGAGCTGACCCCGGACCGCGTGAGGCTGCACGCCAAGGTGGCGCTGGACCTGGAGGCGCCCGGCCAGGACGTGGTCATCCGCGGGCGCTCCATCGACTTCCGGAGAGGGTGA
- a CDS encoding CIS tube protein yields MERVAFLIEPSGERIGCLLNPETLVMRRVAGLRPRRALGGSLPWGGPGDDPLLFTGGGSTELTLDLLFDVALSGSTLQTEDVRDLTEPLWKLAENGLREDGSMRPSLARLVWGKRGNYLCVVAAVAERLEHFASTGAPRRSWLRMRLLRVEDESGTPAPVLSQEPPDPDAVAAALTPEDYEAHTVLGAGDEEAEGGEGAPTGQRLDEIAYQRYGDPSLWRLIAALNGITDPNNLPAGLVLRLPTAEALRRVM; encoded by the coding sequence ATGGAGCGCGTGGCCTTCCTCATCGAGCCGAGCGGCGAGCGCATCGGGTGTCTGCTCAACCCGGAGACGCTCGTCATGCGCCGGGTGGCGGGCCTGCGGCCGAGGCGCGCGCTGGGCGGCTCGCTGCCCTGGGGCGGGCCCGGGGACGATCCGCTCCTCTTCACTGGCGGAGGCAGCACCGAGCTGACGCTGGACCTGCTCTTCGACGTGGCGCTGTCGGGCTCCACGCTCCAGACGGAGGACGTGCGAGACCTCACCGAGCCGCTCTGGAAGCTGGCGGAGAACGGCCTGCGCGAGGACGGCAGCATGCGCCCTTCGCTGGCGCGGCTGGTGTGGGGCAAGCGGGGCAACTACCTGTGCGTGGTGGCCGCCGTGGCCGAGCGACTGGAGCACTTCGCCTCCACCGGCGCGCCCCGGCGCTCGTGGCTGCGGATGCGCCTGCTGCGCGTGGAGGACGAGTCCGGCACTCCCGCGCCCGTGCTCTCCCAGGAGCCGCCTGACCCGGACGCCGTGGCCGCGGCGCTGACCCCGGAGGACTACGAGGCCCACACCGTGCTCGGCGCGGGCGACGAGGAAGCGGAGGGAGGGGAGGGCGCCCCCACCGGCCAGCGCCTGGATGAAATCGCGTACCAGCGCTACGGCGACCCGTCGCTGTGGCGCCTCATCGCCGCGCTCAATGGCATCACGGACCCCAACAATCTTCCGGCGGGGTTGGTGCTGCGGCTGCCCACCGCCGAGGCGCTCCGGAGGGTGATGTGA
- a CDS encoding phage tail protein, whose amino-acid sequence MAEAKAPEAPPPEQDASAQPGVPVDPFRGYNFKLLIDGVNEGHFLFCSELHVKVAALRYREGGAGPVVRRLPGPVSHGDVVLRCGFTQSPELWTWFSASADGRPQRKNVSILMLDIDGVTERLRWNLNECWPSEWKVHPLDALGQEIAIASLTLTYESLSRG is encoded by the coding sequence ATGGCTGAGGCCAAGGCTCCCGAGGCGCCGCCGCCGGAGCAGGATGCGAGTGCGCAGCCCGGCGTCCCGGTGGACCCGTTCCGGGGCTACAACTTCAAGCTGCTCATCGACGGGGTGAACGAGGGCCACTTCCTCTTCTGCTCCGAGCTGCACGTGAAGGTGGCCGCGCTGCGCTACCGCGAGGGCGGCGCCGGTCCGGTGGTGCGCCGGCTGCCGGGCCCCGTCTCCCATGGCGACGTGGTGCTGCGCTGTGGCTTCACCCAGTCGCCGGAGCTGTGGACCTGGTTCAGCGCCTCGGCGGACGGCCGGCCGCAGCGCAAGAACGTGTCCATCCTCATGCTCGACATCGACGGGGTGACGGAGCGGCTGCGCTGGAACCTCAACGAGTGCTGGCCGTCGGAGTGGAAGGTGCATCCGCTGGATGCGCTCGGTCAGGAAATCGCCATCGCCTCGCTCACGCTGACCTACGAGTCCCTCTCCCGTGGCTGA
- a CDS encoding lytic transglycosylase domain-containing protein: MARKRAKGGVSIPWWAWLLPCALAPVVLLNTAVSWLGETSVSPLSFSFLEAKVGALSAYAAHRPACLLNGHAPLEPLIDAAERRHRLPPGLLRALVQVESETRVHRISPAGAMGPGQLMPTTAEMLGVEDPFDPEPAIDGSARYLAEQLRRFRDVRLAVAAYNAGPGSVNGRVPRNGETEYYVPKVLTAWAHFRPPPPRPAAPQARAKPKPAAPARAKPPASGEAPPRPAVATGARRG; the protein is encoded by the coding sequence GTGGCGCGCAAGCGGGCGAAGGGCGGGGTCTCCATTCCATGGTGGGCGTGGCTGCTGCCGTGCGCGCTCGCGCCGGTGGTGCTGCTCAACACCGCGGTGTCCTGGCTGGGCGAGACGTCCGTGTCCCCGCTGTCCTTCTCCTTCCTGGAGGCCAAGGTGGGGGCGCTGAGCGCGTACGCGGCGCACCGGCCGGCCTGCCTGCTGAACGGGCACGCGCCGCTGGAGCCGCTCATCGACGCCGCCGAGCGCCGGCACCGGCTGCCCCCGGGCCTGCTGCGGGCGCTGGTGCAGGTGGAGTCGGAGACGCGGGTGCACCGCATCTCCCCCGCGGGCGCCATGGGCCCCGGGCAGCTGATGCCCACGACGGCGGAGATGCTGGGCGTGGAGGACCCGTTCGACCCGGAGCCCGCCATCGACGGGAGCGCGCGCTACCTGGCGGAGCAGCTCCGGCGCTTCCGCGACGTGCGGCTCGCGGTGGCCGCGTACAACGCGGGCCCGGGCTCGGTGAATGGCCGCGTGCCTCGCAACGGGGAGACGGAGTACTACGTGCCCAAGGTGCTCACCGCCTGGGCGCACTTCCGGCCGCCCCCGCCCCGCCCCGCTGCGCCCCAGGCCCGGGCGAAGCCGAAGCCCGCCGCTCCGGCCCGCGCGAAGCCGCCCGCCTCCGGTGAGGCCCCGCCCCGGCCCGCCGTCGCGACGGGCGCGCGGCGCGGCTGA
- the nagB gene encoding glucosamine-6-phosphate deaminase, with translation MNPRIFDSEQDAAVACAARIADAVRARPSLVLGLPTGRTPLNVYRELVALQARGALDLSRASTFNLDEFHGVSAEDAGSFRAYMDRHFFQHVNLAPERIHFLDGSAPDAEAECARYEAELTAAGGLDLVLLGIGGNGHLAFNEPGDSLLAPCHRTKLSRDTRLANAMLFGDDASRVPLEALTLGMGAILQARSVVLLAFGESKAEAVRAMVEGPVTPRCPASFLQLHRDVAVWVDPPAASALSRAQ, from the coding sequence GTGAATCCGCGCATCTTCGACTCTGAACAGGACGCCGCCGTCGCCTGCGCGGCCCGCATCGCCGACGCGGTGCGCGCCCGGCCCTCGCTGGTGCTCGGACTGCCCACCGGCCGCACGCCGCTCAATGTCTACCGGGAGCTGGTGGCGCTCCAGGCGCGCGGGGCGCTGGATTTGTCACGCGCCAGCACCTTCAACCTGGACGAGTTCCACGGCGTGTCCGCCGAGGACGCGGGCAGCTTCCGCGCGTACATGGACCGGCACTTCTTCCAGCACGTCAACCTTGCGCCCGAGCGCATCCACTTCCTCGACGGCAGCGCGCCGGACGCGGAAGCGGAGTGCGCGCGCTACGAGGCGGAGCTCACCGCTGCTGGAGGGCTGGACCTGGTGCTGCTGGGCATCGGTGGCAACGGGCACCTCGCCTTCAACGAGCCCGGTGACAGCCTCCTGGCGCCGTGCCACCGCACGAAGCTGAGCCGCGACACAAGGCTGGCCAACGCCATGCTCTTCGGGGACGACGCCTCGCGCGTGCCGCTGGAGGCGCTGACGCTGGGCATGGGCGCCATCCTCCAGGCCCGGAGCGTGGTGCTGCTGGCGTTCGGCGAGAGCAAGGCGGAGGCGGTGCGGGCCATGGTGGAAGGGCCCGTCACCCCGCGCTGCCCTGCCTCCTTCCTCCAGCTCCACCGCGACGTGGCGGTGTGGGTGGACCCGCCCGCCGCCAGCGCGCTCTCCCGCGCTCAGTAG